GATGACTAGCAGTATAGCTGTAAAAATGAATCTGAGGGTGTTAGCTGTCTCCCTGTAGGAATGCCGTATTTTCAAAAAACCATGCGCCGTCTGGTATGGTTAGTTTGAAAGAGATGGGGGAAGCAAATAGAAACCAGGTAGAGATCCCTTAATTCAGCACGCGTCTTGAGTACTTTCGGTCCTTGTCTCTTTTCCTATTTAGCTCTAACTTTTGCCTTccacttctttctttttctgcagGAGACAAATTTAGGACCAAAAACCTTACCCTGTAGCCATTATGGTTTTGTCTATCAACTGTTGTCTTTCGGAAAGTGGTGATTTGGGGGCATTCAGAGTACTGGGGTTCTGTTGGGTAGTGTACCTGAGTACACTACGTGCTCACCATTGGAGAGATTGGACAGTTACAACTGCAAACCCTTAAATATCTGTCTTATTGGCATTGTTTATATTTGTAATCCTGATACAATGATTACTGACAGCTTAGTTTTGAATCAAAAATATATTGTCAGCAGGACTAGTTTCCCTCTAGGAATGTCAGTGGTTTGCCATGATTAGTAGCCTAGGTTTGTTGCATTTCTGCAGGCTTTCTCTTGGGCTTCAGTGACCAGTAAAAACCTGCCTCCTAGTGGTACTGTTTCTTCCTCTGGAATTCCACCCCATGTTAAAGCACCAGTCTCACAGGTAATCAATCTGTGAACTCCTTGGATTGTCTCATTACCTCTGCAAATACTTTAGTCTTTTAAACTAACAGATCAAGTTGTAATGACTTAAATTGCACAAGTTCACTGTGTTTTAAATGTTAATGCACTTAATTTAATGttgcaattaaaaattaattaaaagacACATACACTTAACAGGTGTAAGTTCTGGGTGGTGGTGAGAAAATTTAAGTCTGTTCACATGTAATCAAAGAATGACACTTCTAAATTTTCTGACATTGTTTGTAAATTTATATGCAACAGTTAATTTTATTGTAGTATGTACCATAGGGGTCATTTATTACCAAAACTACCAATCCAGTTATCCTCTGCCAGTGGGGAATTAAATTGTTCCTTTTGAGAGAGGAACAGAGCCTCTCTTAGTGAAGTGAGGTTTCACTGCAAAAAGAAATACTTAAACTCtcaattttatatttatatggATGAACTGTACTGCTATGGAACCCTGTACCAACTTATGACTGTGAGAGAGGTGGGAAGGTTTGCCTTTGCTTGCCAGCACAGTTATCTATTCCAGTTCCCTGAATTTTTGTGCCAGAGTAGTAGAATGTAACTCAGAGACCAAAGACAAGAGGAAATGCCTAGTTGATGGGGAATTTATAGAGAATTTCATCTCCCCTAGAAGTTCTTGTTCTACATATCCAAAAATGTACTTTAAATGGTGGAGGTGGTTTGAAAAAGTTAGTTCCTTAATAACCTAATGGGTTACTTAAGTATACTTGTGGTAGCTTGTTTCTAAACTTTAATTGGCCACGGTTTTCAGTAGGACAGTTCAAGTACCGTTGTCACAGCTATACCCACCACCAATTTTCTCCATTTTATTGTTTCAAGGAGGAGACTGGCTAGGACCATGCTTCTGCTAGCTGCCCATGAAATGCTTGTGTGATGCTGCCTTCTCCTTGACAAGGTTGCCATGGAAATTGGATACTGCCTTTGTAATGATTAGGAAAAGCTAGTTAGTTTTAAACTGCTGTGGATGTGCTTTGAGCACTGAGAGAATACTTGAGCAATAGAGACAACCACTCTTGTTTGCATAGAGCAGTGAGCTTGTGCCTAAACAGAGCCCAAAGCTGCTTCCTTATGCCCATTCAATTTCGGTTTAGAGAGCGCTTTGCACTCTTATCTgagcattttgaaatatttatactTGTCAACAAGAGTCAGACCATCAAGTGTAGCGTGTCACCATCTCCTTCCATCTTTCACTGTATTTTCCATATATAGTTTACCATAGGCATGTTGTATTTTGTGTGCTTTCAGTAGGATTCTATATTTTAATGTCTGCTCAGAAGTCTTCAGATAGCACCAAAGCAGGCTTTTAAGGTGGGGTTTTAATGCCATTATTTCTTTTGGGATGTAGATGGATACATCTCTCTAGCGCTTCTTTTATGTGCTGCTTAAAATCAAAGCTTGGAGGGCTGGTGAGAAAAATAGTTAGCTTATTCAAAGGGGCATTTACAAGCAGCAGCACTTCCTTTTCCCTATCTTGTTTCAGGCAGTTAACATCACAAGTACTCTTGTTTATGCAAGCAGAGTTGTTCTTAGACTTACAAGCCCCACAAAATAGTGAATGTGGGGGGAACTCTTAACTTTCACACAAAGCACCTATTAGAACTCCATCTCTTTAAATAAGCAGCAATTAATAAGTACCATTTTAGATTTCGACTAATTAGTTTTGAGACCGTCTGCTGGTATGCGGCTGGTAATATTCAGCCTGTAGTACCCAGGCACttattttcctttcctccttAGATATTCGCTTTATTTCTGAATATAGCATAGGGGATAACCTAGGATTCATGCTCACTGTTGAGAGAGGGTGTGTTTTTCACCTCAGCGTAACTAACGCACATGAGCTATCTCCAGGTAAAAACCACACAGAAGGCGTGGCATTATACCCTGTGTATGGTTGATGGTGCCTAGTTTTATTTATGGTGAAGCTGAACCACCAAGTCTTCATTGTAGTTTTGTTTTCCCCTTGGGCTAGCTGTCATGTATTACACGGTGGTAAAAACCACATCTTGTCTTCACTGCCAAGAAGAGACCTTAAACGTAGTCTCACCTTTCATTTGAGTTGAAGCAATGCTTACCTATCAAGGAAAAGGGATTAAGTAGTCAGtaattttatatttaattcaGAAATTGTTTGTTCAAACTAGCGCTGCTTTTGGTGACAGTGTTGTTGCCTTCATGTTTCCAGAAACAAACTTAAAAGCTTTTTGAACTGTAACAGGGCTTCTTCCTCTTCAGGACAAATTTGGATGAGATTTTTCTGAGTATAATAAGGATGCAGAGAATAATAACCTTTCGAGGCAGATGAGTGAATATTTTCGTCTGGAaggtttctgaaaaaaatggttggTTCTTCTGAGTTTAGGAATTATTAGGTGGCCAGCTCAGCGAATATCCTAAATCCACATTACCACGGGGGACATCCTGGATCGATATTAGATGTCTAAGCCTCTGTTTGGCTTAGTTTTCCTTGTTGTGTACTAGTAAGAATCAAGGTGAGTGATTGGAGAAAGTCAGCATAGAGACAGTGTTGTAGCCAGCCGAGATTCTGATCTGTGTCCATCCACCTTTTTTCCTTTTGCAGTAACAGTGTGGCAGGCATCTCATCCTCTATAAAAGACCTTAAACCATGAGTCAGAAGTCTTCCAATGCAGATCCATTCTGTTTTCCCATAGGTGTGGTCCACTTTGGGGAATGTTTGTCTTCAATACATGACACGTTAAAATTTTGAGGGCAAATAAATCTTGTGGGCTAGCTTCTTGTGCTTTATTTGTCTTTGGAATTCAAGTAAGATGACCATCACAGTAGCAGACATTTAGTTGTCGTCGTCATCAGGCCCTGTTTGGTTGCCATTTTGTTTCTTGTGGATTCTGGGACACTAGAGGCATTTCATCTTCTATGGAGTCTATGATCATAGGCTGAAAAAACTACTGCCTTATAACTGTTTAATGGACATGACCAGAAACAAATTATTTGCTGATAATTTTACGTTTCCAAGGAGAGAGGAATGTATTCCCTCTGTCAGGCacactgtaaaaatatttttctctggcTTCCAGTGTAGTTCATGTGCTTTCCAGCAGTTCTCAGTTGCCAGGACACTACTAATCTCTCTTGCAATTTGGCCAGATGTTAGCTACCAGTAGTGCATTCCTTCTCCAGTGTTACAAAAGTGAGGCAGTCTGTATGTCTTGTACTGAAAGGCTGATAGTTTCTTTCTGGCCTACTTATTATAAACCACACACTGCTGTCTGGTAAGGCTAGCCCGCTATTGCTTTGAGCAGAGATGCCCTACTTGTTGAGAAGGTATTTGAGATTGCATGATTTAGCAGGTAAAGACTGTCTGTTTCTCATGTAAGTTTTCCTGAGGGCAGGGTAGCTTGCTGAATTCGGGAAAGAAAAATCTGAGATAGCAATAAATATCCTATAATAGGGAGCTAGAAAGATAATGAGCTACTTTTGTGCATATAACTTCTTACACATTAAAACTTCAAGAAAATAATTTCATAGTGGTGCTGTTGTAGCCCAGGAGGAGCTGCTACAAAAGCAGATGCCAGCCTTATAGTTAGGCaagcttttatttaattttataacAAGAGTTTTGcctgcaaaagctcatgatactaatatATAGGTTGTccctaatgtgccacaggactgctcatttttaaagttagtttCAGTGGGGTAGTCTATTTAATTTTATGTAATTCTCATAATTAAAATGCTTTAGTCCAGAAATGTTGGAGAGAAAGTGGCTGGTAGAGTACCGCTTCAATGGTAAAATGGGTGATAAGTTAGTCTTCAGTGTAATATTTGGGCACCTAACACGTGATCTCTCCCAGAAAAGTCTTGCCTGAACCCAAATATTGGGGTTAAGTCACCTAGTGTCAAGAGTTGGAGTTACCAAAGGCGAAGTGGTGGGAAGAGGGTGAAATCTCCTTAATGTCACTTGCTTTTGAACCAGTATGTTATGGTGCCTATCACCATTCTTTTAGTGTAACACCCCTTTTGCAAGTTCAGGCTGCGAGTGCATCTTTGAGAGACTGATATTTGTTTGTCTAGTACAAGTGAATTGAATGCTTGTAAATGAAGTCACCTAGCTTGCTTTCTTGTTCTGTGGCTTCCTACCACTTTCTTGAAGGCAGTTATATGCAGAAGCTAAAAAAAATTTGCATGTTTTTTAAAGGCTGAAGGTGTGAAGTTTTTATGGATAGTGGGGCGATTTCTGTGTGCTCCCATATGGACGGCAAGCTTGGCATAGAGAGAAAAGGAAGATGTCTAACTTCTGTACTGTAAGAATATTTACCTAAGGTAGTTTCTCTTAGATCATCTTGTGGGAAAAGATTGTATTTAAAGATTTGGAAACTTGCTTTCTTTTAATGTTACGATGTGGCTTATCTGTAGTTGATGTGCATTCTGCAAGAAGAATCCTCCAGGCAGACAGTAATTGTAATGGTTTCTCCCATATATATTAATCTGGGTCTAGTTTGTGCAGTCCAAGGTTGGCACAGGAAATGTTGCAGACATTTCTGGTTTTCATTTGGTTTCTGCCTATTTCTTTGTACCAGTTTTGGGCACCTGTTCATACTTAAAATTATGGATCTGTTTGGGTCTCAGTTCTATGCATGGTCAATTGCAGATAACTCCCTCTAGCCATGCCGTTGGGCAGAATAAGATTAGCAGGAGAAATCTTAGTCCTGATTCTGAGAGGTTTGTGTGCTCTACCGGCTGGCAGAGCAAGCCCTGCAGTCCTGGATTGGTACAGAGGAACTTGTAGAAAATGTCCATGTATTCCCAAACACTAATCACAGGGATCTGAATCATCCAGAGTTGTTGCTATGCATGCTAGTGATGTgagcattgtttttatttcagctttcattttgtATGGGCTGTTTAATAGTGTGTGTGTTCTTCTTTCAGCCAAGAGTTGAAACTAAGCCTGAAGCCCAGTCTCAGCCAACCCGAGTGCGTGAGCAGCGTCCAAGGGAGAGACCGGGTTTTCCTCCAAGGGGACCGAGGCCAGGTAAACTTTAGTTCCATGTGCAAAGATGAGAACCTATGTATCTGTTACCTTTAGAATTGAAAGGATTCTTGCTATGGCTGGTTGGTACAGGAAATCCTATACCAAACAGACCTTTGGTCCATCATGTTTGATGCCCTGCTTCTGGTATTGGCATGTACCTGACTTTTAGGAAAGCGAAAATCCTTTATCCTCTGTAAGTAGGGGTGGAGGAATGTAGGCCTTCCTGAGCCCTGTTTAGTGATCACTGCCTCAAAGCAGCTGATCACTGAACAGGGCCTGGGAAAGTCTACATTCCTCTGCCCCTAGTTGCAGAGAATAAAGAATTTTTGCTTTCCTAAAGATCAGGCACATGCCAATACTAGAAGCAGGGCATCAAACAAGATGCCTCTCTTTgggggggtggtgtgtgtgtgtgtgtgtgtgtgtgttaaaaaggatttttttaatacAGTTCTTGAATTAGTTGCTTCTATAATGCATCAAGGAACTTCTTCAGATTGCTAAACGCTTGTTCAAAAACTCTTGAGGCTAAGAGTTGATTGCTTCTTAATTTTGAATGTCCTCTAATAtatggtaatagagatgtagccatgttagtctggtcttgctgaaacaagacaggactatgcagcactttaaagactaacaagatggtttattaggtgacgaggaagtggagtgggtctggcccacaaaagctcatgtcctaataaaccatcctgttagtctttaaagtgctgcatagtcctgtcttttgtttttctaGTATATGTTGAGCAGAGTGAATGTTTCTCCTTCCTGAACAAAATCCCTTTGCTTGTGTGTTATCAAATGACAAATGTCATTCATTCTATTATAGCTTATCTCTGGACCTAGTTGATGGTTGTTTCCCCTCAAATACTGCTCTGTTTTTGCTGCCTCGTTTCCTTCTGTCAGTTTATAACAGAAACAGTCTTACTATTGCATCCCAGTCAACTCTTAATCAGCACTGTTCATAAGGCATCCATCTTTGAGCTGTCTATATCATCTAAGTCTGATGGGGATACACTAAGCCAAGCTACACACAATTTTAGATGTATGTTAACTTGCAGTTAGGGTTTGTTTTAAGAACTCTTTCACTGCTGATTTGAGAACACAGAGAAGGTATCActatgagatttctaaagatagctctAGCACTCAACCCACGGTTTACAAATCTGAGGTGCCTTCCAAAATATGAGGGAAGAGATGTAGAGCATGCTTTTAGAAGTCTTGAAAGAGAAACACtaatgtggaaactacagaatgTGAACCACCAAAAAAGGAAATCCGCTTTCTGCTGATTCATGATGAAAATGGACATGCTTCGGTCTGCACTGTTCTGGATTATTGAgtagaacccatcatcagcatggacacgTCCTCTGGAacggtggctgaagcatgaaggaacCCATAAATTTTTACTGCATTTGGCACGGATATATCTTATGATGATGGCCACAGAAATGCCATTTGAACATGttgtttacaatgtcatctgaaagtgagaacagaagtGGGATGGTATTATTTCTAGTAAATATAAACTGACTTGTTTGGCTGGCTAAACAAGAAGCAGGACTGAGTATCGGTGTGATTAATgatttgattaatttttttaatcacttgaccaTCCTAATTATATTGCATTCatggagatacaggcagtccccgagttacgcggatctgacttatgtcggatctgcagttacgaacggggtttgctccccgtctccctggcctgctctgccccaggcgtccccaagtcagctgctgctgaaactgaccagcgctgactacaggaagcccgaggcagagttgctgtgccctgggcttcctggaatcagctgctgatcagtttcagcagcagctgacttggggacgcctggggttcttaagttgaatctgtatgtaagttggaactggcgtccagattcagcctgttgaaactgatcagaggctgattccaggaagcccggggcagagcaactctgcctcgggcttcctgtagtcagccgctggtcagtttcagcagcagctgaatctggatgccagttccgacttacatacagattcaacttaagaacaaacctacagtccctatcttgtacgtaacccggggactgcctgtagtaagaaATGCATTCAAATCATTATCGTAGAATGGGAATACCATCATTGTTGGTCCTATCTTTTCTATAGCTCAGTAGGCAAATATTAATGAGTGTTTGTGGTTGATTGTCTGTGTGAATGAAGTCTTGCAGCCATAAATTAATACAGATTATAGTTGGGCTGAAGAGGAGTAACTATGGCAGTGTTGCTACTGCTAGTCGGTAACCAAAGCATTTAGCTTTCAAAGCTGTTCTCATCCTTTGAAAGAGGAGGGCTAGAAGAAATAGCTGTAAATAGACAATAATTGTTAGCTTTTCCGTTTATTTGGACATTTACTAGAAATGGTATGAAAGGGCTAAGTTTTAAACTGGGGTCAGGTGGTGACTTTGAGACTCAAAAATAATATGAAGCATCATAAACTTTCCCTCATTGATTCCAAGAAACTCTTATGGGTGTTCAGAGTAGGCTGTTGCTTAATATATTTTTCCTTGTACTATTTTGAATTTTGGGGAAGAAGTGAACAGTTTTTACCATAGGTtacatgttctgtgctgctgtggtACAATGAGATGCACATTCATCTAAAAAACTGGTGGTGAACCGTGTTGACTGCTGCTCTCAATGGGAGTGTTTCAAAAATAGTCGTCGTAGCCAtgaagtttttttaaagtttttgttttaatgtatGAAACTAGTTGGATCTCTGCTCCCAGTGGATAGCTGTTGCTGTTCTGGTGGTATGGACAAAGGAGATAATGGATGGTAATGTTAGCAGAGAGGCCAAATTTCCCATGAGCATGTAGATAACCTCGAGAAACTTAATTATCAGAAAGTCTGAGATAGAGATTCACTGATGGGGAAGCTTGCATGGATACTGCCAGTGCTGGAGGGCCTTCAAGTAAGTCTCTGCAGCTGTTGTTTCAGCACTGTCCATGAAGATTAAAAGCATATGTGAAAAGTTAGGTATATTTGGTGGACGTGTTTCTCTTGGAAAGCAAATAGCTGAGTGATATGATTTGTATCTGAAGAAAACCATAAACTTTTGATATCCCCATTGGGGAAGATTCAATTCTAAAGGCACTAAGTAAGCATGCCTTCCCCAGCAGAAGATAGACCCAGGGTGACGAAATGGCTCAAATGAATGGATTGAAAACAGATGAGTGTGTTTGTTGCTAGATGTATTTCTTATAAGTTGTTCAATACAAATCCTAAAACTGCTTGTGTTTTGAATTGACACAGGTCGAGGGGATATGGAGCAGAATGAATCGGATAATCGCCGAATAATTCGTTACCCGGACAGTCATCAGCTCTTTGTTGGCAACTTGCCACATGATATTGATGAGAATGAACTGAAAGAATTCTTTATGAGTAAGTGATGGGCTTCTAAATAGTTTGAAATTCATCTGCTGGGTCTAAAGGAAGGAAATACAGCTTCAACAACTGAACATAGCTTATGTTAATGTTTTATAAACAGAGTAACAAACTTGAGCATTACAAAAGATTTTTGGGAATAACTAAAACAAAAAGGCTTCTTGCTGGACCCACAATATATTAAAGTTTGAATAACTTGTATTTGTATtgtgctttcacaggctttgGAAATGTGGTGGAACTTCGCATTAATACCAAAGGAGTTGGAGGAAAACTACCAAACTTTGGCTTTGTGGTATTTGATGATTCTGAGCCAGTTCAGAGAATCTTAGTTGCAAAAGTAAGTTTGGGCATGTAGTAGTTACACACTTGTCATAATGAGGGAAGGTGATGCCACTAAAACATGAATgatataaaagcttcagaggggtagtcaagttagtctaacaggaaaaacttaaacaacaaatagtctggtagtactttaaagactaacaaaacatgtagctggtatcatgagctttcgtgggcacaacccacttcttcagatgacaggagtgttggaagtccagatccaagaataaatgaaGGGttaaggggaggagaaggggaaaaaaatggaggggaggaagaaaaaaagagagtgagTAGATAAACTTCAGAGGGatagcggagttagtctgtaaccagaaaaatttaaaaaataacaaatagtctagtaacaccttaaagactaaatagttacaagaggctgataagaaccattagtttgcacttggaaaggaagatgaccaacaccagattctacacagacatcaagaaccattagcacctgcATTGTTTAATTATATACTACCTCTAGTTCTGCACTTCACCGGAGTTCAAAACCCCTTATCAGTGATCTGAGGACCAGTTCTTAGAAAAACTTTAATTTCATGGAACGTTTTATATTTTGTTGGTAGCCTGTTCTTGTTTCTCACTTCAGTTCTTATTTTTAGAAGTTGCTATGTCCTGATGCATGTTTGTAAGTTTAAAAACTGAATTACAGGTTTTTGGTCAGCTCTTCTTTCATCACTAACTCAtagctgtagtctagaccttACCAAGGGAGCAAGCTGAACTTGACCTGAAgtgctggaaggggggaggagaggaaattaCGTAACTTCCAGGTTCATTATATTTCCGCTTCCTTTAGGGATGGCAAGTTTTCCCAGAGCTTTTAAATTCCTTGCCTAATCAAAGTAGCTTACTAATATATTGCAAAGCATGCTAGGGTCTCTACAGATATGTTGGGTTAGAAGTCACAAGTCCGAATGTGAAATTTGGTTTTAAACTCTGTGCAACTGCACTGCTAATGTCAGGGCGGTGTAGGAATTACTGATTCCATGTGTTTTAAATAGCTGGGATTTCATGAAATGGTAACTAACTTTGCCTTGTAAACATTTCCCCCTTCTTAAGCCCATTATGTTTCGAGGAGAAGTGCGCTTGAATGtagaagagaaaaaaacaagAGCTGCCCGTGAAAGAGAGACCCGAGGCGGTGGTGATGATCGTAGGGATATTCGGCGCAATGATAGAGGGCCCGGGGGTCCCCGTGGACTAGTGGGTGGTGGAATGATGCGGGACCGTGATGGAAGAGGACCTCCTCCCCGGGGTGGCATGGCACAGAAACTCGGCTCTGGAAGAGGCACTGGGCAAATGGAAGGCCGTTTCACAGGACAACGCCGTTGAAATcttccactgttggcagacagtctCGGCAGTGGTACATTATTCGTCGTGTTTGCATTCTTGTTAATTTTTTTGGCTTTGGAATGTGACACAGCCTTTTTGATCATTTCTTTGATGTGAAAAGCATCCTTTGGTTACCAGTTAAATTGAGGTGGACATGCTTTCCCAAATTTCACAACAGGAGTTACACTGTTAATTTATAAATTTAGACTTGGAGAATTAAGGACAGAGAAATGACCATAAAACTATCTGCAACAAAAGTGGACTAAAGGACATGCCCAATTGAATTCAGGTCCTTTCAGTCAAAAACCCTCTGCTGCACATTTTGTGTAAGTGTTACTGTTTCTGCTTATTACTGTTGGAAACGCAATTGGTGCAATCTGTGCAATTGGAGAAGcttgccttttt
Above is a window of Pelodiscus sinensis isolate JC-2024 chromosome 5, ASM4963464v1, whole genome shotgun sequence DNA encoding:
- the G3BP2 gene encoding ras GTPase-activating protein-binding protein 2 isoform X1 → MVMEKPSPLLVGREFVRQYYTLLNKAPDFLHRFYGRNSSYVHGGLDASGKPQEAVYGQAEIHKKVMSLQFSECHTKIRHVDAHATLSDGVVVQVMGELSNNGQPMRKFMQTFVLAPEGSVPNKFYVHNDIFRYEDEVFGDSEAELDEESEEEVEEEQEERQPSPEQVQENTSSTYYESHPVTNGMEEPLEESSHEPEPELESETKTEELKSEVEEKNLEELEEKSPSPPPVELVSLPQDPPKAFSWASVTSKNLPPSGTVSSSGIPPHVKAPVSQPRVETKPEAQSQPTRVREQRPRERPGFPPRGPRPGRGDMEQNESDNRRIIRYPDSHQLFVGNLPHDIDENELKEFFMSFGNVVELRINTKGVGGKLPNFGFVVFDDSEPVQRILVAKPIMFRGEVRLNVEEKKTRAARERETRGGGDDRRDIRRNDRGPGGPRGLVGGGMMRDRDGRGPPPRGGMAQKLGSGRGTGQMEGRFTGQRR